A segment of the Juglans regia cultivar Chandler chromosome 15, Walnut 2.0, whole genome shotgun sequence genome:
AAGATATAGGAGAAAAACGTGCCACGTTAGCATTCATATCTCATTCAAGTTTTGAAGAATGACCccttttttcctattttcaaGAATCAATTTGATAAAAACACTTTACATCAAGGGTAAGCAGAAATGTGTTCGAAAAATCCAGAGTaggtaaaaatgaaaaaaaaaaaaaaaacggggGTATCTTCATCGTTTCAATCGAACTTTTGAGACCAAAAACAATATGCAAAGAGAGATGGATCGAATCTAAACGAAAGAACCAGattatgtgtaattttcaagACGTCTGAGGAACATGTTGAGATGCATATCTTACCGAATAAACATTGAAGTGTCACCTTATATTTCTATGTACAATAATCTATTAAGTAGTCTGTAGTAAATTAGTTAGATCGTCTAGCAGAGGATAAGAACACACCTTAGGCTTAACTGAGACTAATCGAATAGCAGACTCGGCACCCCTTTTTGGATGCCGCAGACAGCTGACAGAAAGGAACTCCAGAACTAGACCATGtcattttctatttccttttcttttcttacttGCTTTCTCAATGGTGAGGAAATAAATCTTACAATTTGAGCAGCTCGGATCAGCAAAGCACTGATCCATTACTGGTTGCAATATCTGATTTAACTGTTTGTTGTATAACAAATTCATCAACAATCCTAACAGTGTGAATTGGATCGTGCTGAGCAGCAGCTGCACTCCATTTGCTAGGGAACTTTCTGAGGTGGTTCAATTGCTGTGGCTGTTTGACCTCCGCATCCCAGTCAGGATCTAGCTTCCATTCTTTTGGGACCTGATTGTCAGTGGGTAGCAATATGAATTAGCTAAAGTAGTATATAGCATTGATGTTGGGTGGCACTATAATTCGGAGGTAACGTCTTCCTAATTGTATTCTGCACGCATCAATTTATCATATCTCCATTCCTTGCAATCACAAATTTCTCCAGCgtagaaaattatttaaccAGTTTCAAAAGGTAAATAACCAATTCAAAATCTCTGGCATTCAAGCATCCATTGAATCTATATTTTGAAACTAGATgactcttttatatttttttgacttATCAATTGATCCATCCCTCTAAAACAGCATAAAAAGCTGATGATTGGTTTTTTGCTGCTTGAGTCAAGATAGTGGGACCAATCAAAATTATGTTAACAAGTCAAAACATAAATGCCACAATACAAAAAGAGGAGCAAAACCAAGATAAGAACAACATATTACTAATTGCATTTACTTTAGCTATTTGGGAGACGTGTAACAGTTTAATttagttcaaaaataaaaacaggttAAGAGGAAGAAGCAGATTCTTTAAAGTCCCTAATCAGAGTAGAGTAACTGGAAAAGCCCCAACTATTATTATTGAATTATTAGTTTAGGCCTTCACTCCTACATGAACCACAAGGGCTGAACCTTAGACAAACTTAATCTAGCcctagtaaaaataataatatttttttttttttaggtaaacAGAAGTGATTCAAAAATAGTTTACCGGGgacgaaaagaaaaaagaaaaatcatttgatTGAAAGTGGTTTCCCACTCACCTTATCAACAGCAAGGGTGAAAACTTCAAGATCGCCATCAGGTTTGATATGAAACCGTGTGAATGCCTTGTAATTAGCGATTCTTAGAGAAGAGAAGGCTTCATCAAAGTGTAGCTGAAGCCAGTTAATGCAGATGTATAAGTAGCTTCCAAACACCAATGAAACCACAGGGGTTGAAAAGACCCAAAAGTAAAGGAAGACAGAAGCATAATATATCACAGCACCCCCTCGAGAAAACGAATCCATTCCATTCTTGCATATGTTACTTCGTGTGACAGCCATAACCTGATAATACTTCTTCATGAATATTCTTaactagaagaagaagaagaaaaagaagcaatTCTTGAAGCACAGTCTCTCTTACCTCGGGTACATCAAATGCAGACATAAGATACTTAATACATGCTGGATACAGGCCATGGGTCCATTGTTCTATACGAGCTCGAAGGCCAGTTGGATCTGGAAAGTGTTCACTTTCTACTGATTGGTACCACTGATATAAAGTGTGATAGCctggaataaaagaaaaattgccattatctaaaattacaaatattcaaaatgataatgataCTACCGTAATGTCATTAACTTTCCTAATCTACATACAGGCAATTAAAGCAGGTAATCCTTCAATCGTTGGCAGACATTCACAGAAGTAATGTATAACAGGAAGAGAGAACTCACCCGAGGTTGCTAGTAGTTTATGCCGGATACACGTCTCAATACCCAGTTCCAACAGCAACATAAGAATTAGAGCAGCTGCCAGGTGTGCAGAAACATGAAGAACTCCAATTATCACTCGTTTCTTCCGAGACACTCTGGGGGGTACAAATGCAATTGCTACAATTAGCAATAGTGTAGCACCGGTTAATGATATATAGGAGTGTTCGAGCATGTATACAGCAGTATTCCATACTGTGCTAATGAAGCTCCTCAAGAGACCTGAAAAGGAATCCTCTTGCAAGATGTGTCCGAGATTGCACTAAAAAGGAAGGGGAAGAACAAAAGTTACCTCTCAATAACCAGTTATATTTAGTCTGTGCTAGGTAAGCAAACATATTAACTATTGCtcctcagagagagagagatgtccTACTTGTCTAAGTGCAAAGATGCCTGAAATCAAGGAAACTACCATCGATCTAAAAACGCAAAAACAACAGAACACAGACCCACCTGCGGGAACATAGAAAAGGCCAATATAAAGTAAATTATGCCACCAATAAAATCAAATTGCCAATTCTTCCTTCGAAATTTCAGAATGTTGCCCAATGCAATCTGCATCAAATAAGACATACATTATAgcacaactttattaaaaagcAAAATGTTAGATTTATGAACTTGATATCATCAGGTAAATGGAAGTGCACAAAAAAGACATTCAAAACTTACCCTGCTTGAATCTTCATAGGAAGGATATGCAGCTTTGCACTCATAGGAAACTccaagaaattttttaaatttactgaAGACATGGGTGGGATGTAAGAATGCcccgccacaaccatttacaaTCAGGTGTTGCACATGAACAGGTCCATCTGATTTAACAAAGGAATGGCGCATATAATGATGTAGGTCCCCAGCCATTCGAAGCTTACACCTACCTTTCAAATAATCAGATATCAGGTGTGAAACATTTCTTCCAGAAACACCATTCCAATACCAATCAAGAAGCCAACTTGGTTCGTGCGTTATAATGATCACAGAATCCTCATCTCCAACCTTGTCCAAACAAGGTGAGATCAGCATGTTAGGGTCAGCCAGGCAAAAAGTTCAAGGAGAAAATAAACTATTAGCACAACATATAATAGATGGACATAGACACGCatatcatttttcaagaaagaatATCAAACATGGCAATTGCcaaaaaatcaagacaaataGAAGGCTATCTGTGtcttttgtaaatttataatattaaaaataaaccagCAAGTCTTAATTTTAAAGAGGAAAGTCTCCTGCAcatcataaaagaaaagcaaaacctTAGGAGTCTACAAAGGAAAGAGTAATCTTTGCCATTTAGTATATAAGTGCTTGCCACTCGATAGAATAGCAAAGAAATGTAATGCTTTATTTTTCACTAGCAAAGAAGTGTAGTTAATCATGAACAGTTTTGCAAGCAGCCATCTCAAGAAActatttaggaaaaaaatagatgtttcaagacatgtatattcaGACCTATTTTACGATAACAAATTGTTAACCAATTCGAAATGGCATAGATCATGATAAATCAAATAAGTTTCATAATGCAAGAATCTTCCCCTTCATCATTGTTGTCACTGTATTTGTCAAACACATGACAGCACCTTAACACAAGTTTCGTATGCATCTCGTATGACTAACATGAATGCTAGACAGAATAAATCAACTGCAAGCCTAAACTCCAGAGTATAAGTGTCAGAGCCATCTCCAACCAGTTTAAGATAATAGAAAACGGGGGAACCATAAAACAATTCTCATGCAGTAAGCATTCCATTTTGTAAGATTGCTGGTGCCCCACAATCTCATTCACTGAAGCAACATAttgaatcaaagaaaaaaaaaacaaggagagGCATACCTTCTGCTTTACTAACTCTGAAAAGAACTTGAATTGGTACACATCAATATCACCATGGAGTGATAGATCAAGACCAAATACCCACCACCTTTTAGGGAGTTGCAAGGCAAAATAACTCTTCTTTTGAGGCATAAACCACCCACCCAACCAGCTCTTATGACATATATACCTCATAAAGGTATGCAGACCATCAAACCAATCtgtattgaaataattattcttaCACCACATAAattgtaaacaaaaaaaaatacataaaaggcTTCTTAAAGAGAAAAATTCAAGGCCTAAAAAAGTAACAGTCAGTTCTGAGAACTTCTCTTTCGTGAGGATTAGAACATAAAGGGCTCAAACTGAGAACTAAGACTAACCATGGTTTCCGGGAATAACAAAACACTGAGGCCCATCATATTGCTTCAGCTCAGGCACCTCACAAGGTAGCTCAGGCTTGTTTACAACTATATGCTCTGGCTTGTACCATAGAGGGGGCTGGAGAGCATACTCAAAAGGACGGAAGAAGCGACTTTCATATGTGAAAACTGATGGATTTGGGTACCTACAATAGAGCTAAAATATTAAACTGAGCTCAaatgaaatttaattgttaAACATAACTCATACATCTATCAGGGGTCGGCCATTGGCCATACCTTACACCCCTTGTTGGGGTGAAGAGATGTCGTTTGACCTAAAGAACACTGGAAAAATCTTACTCATGTAGGTACTAAATaagaaaacatataaaaatagatATGCTTCAGAGCATGTGGATGGTTGAACAAATAtggaaagttttttttcttttatttttttgtggggaGGGAGGACCAAAGCACTAGGCATTAATACAGATCTTAGCACTCTTAAGCAACAgcccctttaaaaaaaaatagatcttgAGAGAAAAGCTACGGCAGGCTGATCTTAAAGTTTGCACAGAGGAAGCCTgtgaaaagctaaaaaaatttCCACCAAGTTCATTGTAACAGGAACAAAGGGACTCATCAAAGAGTGCAGAACTTAAATCCAGCACCCCTTTACCCAACTAATTGCCAATAAAATGTAGGCAGCAGCAAAATTGAATCAATATGGCAGCAGAAGGGAGGTGGTGCAGAGTGTAGCTACAAAATATGGAGGCAACAGTTGTGGTGCCTATGATAAGTATTATGGTGATTTGTATTATGTTTAATAGGTCATGGTACTGAAGATGGTTAAAGTCTAAGGCTAAAGCTTGTAACCAACTCTAAAATTGATTTCAGTGGTCCCATGATGTCAGTTTGCTTTCAAAATGGAATTTTTAATTTCAGGTCAATTCAGTTCCAGACAATTGCCACTATGATAACCAATTCTGGACAAAGAAAATTCTGAATTTTAACAATCACAAGTACTAAGACTCAATTTCATTTCAAGatgttcaatatcaaatttTGTTGAGCAATTACGACTGAAAGATTTCAATTTGCAATTATTCATTGCTTAATTTAACACATCATCAAGACCATTGGAGGTGATGATCTACTTGAAAAGGGTTCCAATGTCGATCATGACTATTTGAAATAGTAAATTTATATGCTGGGAGTAAGTTTAACTGAATCTAATAATTGATGCACTCATGTCACTCATAAATCATGAAAAAGAGTCGTTCACTCACGCTAGATCCCCTCCAATAAGTAGCAAGTTGCCACGTGGTAGGGTAAGGGCAGAATCCTCTCTCGTGAGATGAATGGAAGGCTGAGCAAGTAGCCGTGCCACCGCATAAGATGAGTTGCCACCATCACCAGTATCAGCCATGAAATCAAACCATAGATCATCCTTTTCACTAAATTGATCATAAAGAAGGTCACCTTGTTCTGCTCCATCTTGAACCTTGCTCATAGCCGCCTAATGATGGGATAAATAGGAAGATAACAGATTAATTAGATCAACACAAAAATCAAGATGGAACTATTATCTAAAAAGAGGATCTCATTTGCACCAGAGAAAATAAGCACAAGAGTAATAAAGTTCATAGAAAATACAAAGTTATTATATGGATCCCCATGCTCATTAATTATCTCATATCAAGGAGTTCATCTGAAATAGCATATAGTGAACGGGAAAAAGAAACAGTAATTTAAggaattaatttgaaataataaatttcgAACACAAGATGTTGATACAACTAGTATCAGATGGGGAATTATACCTGCATCATACGCATGTCAAAGCGACCAAGAAAGACAGTTACTGATACAAGGAGGTCAAAAACAGTCTTGAATAAATCAGCAGAAGTTCTGCACCAACAGTCACCAGAATGGTAAAGACTAATTTTATCTTGGCAGTATAAACGACTTGCTGAAAACCATCTTTCTCGCCCTAAAATAAgtaaacaaaatgagaaaaataagtgAATACATACCCTGAATACCAAGGAACCATATCCAAAAAATCAGGCTTCATttgcttcttcttcaacttttcatattctttaaCTGACACAGGATGAGTAAGAGCCCACCTGTTGATTTGTCAGACATCAATGAAGTGGACCAGAGGGGAAGAACAATACAGATGTAAATGCAAGCATAAAGTTATCTTAAATGATCATAATACGGGAAATAAGCCTCATCTAACATGGCAAGACTATCTGAAGATGCTGACATCTTTGGACAAACATAAAAGGATCCCTCTATTGCTTCCTCCTTAACAGGGCTTTCCTTAATTAGAAGTTTTCCTTATCCTCCACAGGATAATCAAGAAGGACAAGAACTTTTATCTATCAAATGGTTCATGCCATTGAACCAgaaccaagaaaaattaccatAAAAGCAAAGGTTCTAATTGGATACTTAATCATGCAAAAGGCTAGCACAAAAACAACAACCTTCTTATAGAATTCACTTACATAGGAGTCACCTATATACACCTTTAATTCTCTGgcaaggagaaaaaaagaagtgacAAAAAAATACTCGGTTTCAGTCATTCCTATTAGTTGGAGTTAACATACAGAAATGGAGACCTTTATTAAGAAACACACCTCGACATTGGTTTGCATCCAGAAAGTACATCTTTTAATTCCTACTGATGTGAAGAAATAACAATCAACGATATTTTTTACTACAAGACAATCAACCACAGATGTGCCACTCACCCTGTTGACCTTTCCACTACATAATTGGCAATGTAAAGGCCGATAAATGTAGCCCACAATGAGTATATGGGAGAAATTTCATCCGATGAACCCGTGCACGAGCCATTGCAAGCTAGCTgaggaaatggaaaaaataatcaacaatagagagagagagagagagagagagagagagtatgcaTGTGGAAATTATAGTGGATTCTAGCTGTACCTCGCCGTAGATAACCCACTTGGACAAAAGTGGATAGTCACTCGCAGAACCAACCGGAGCGAACCAAGAGGAGCAGACCTGGTCTTTCAACTCATTCAAATGGAGGAATTTGGCGAACCAAgtgtttctctcttctttcttccagAAAGAAAACCAAGTAGAGATTTTTCGTTCAGGCAACCTCTCTCTCAAAATAGCACGGTTGCCACAATGACTATAGAATACGCAGCAGGCTACACTAAGAACCTGCACCAAAAATAAGGGCATTGACACGATATTTAGCTTTATATGGAATTCCACAAGCCTGCAGTATGATATGAAGGTACCAAAAGCTTCTTCAAAACTTACAGCACAATTTTGAAGAATGGTCAAGATCTCTGGTCTCTTCCCTGCGACGCGTGAGACAAGGCCAATGTACCAAAGGCCATAAAAGATAATGTGGAAGAcaataagaaacaaaatagaTGACACATATATTGTTAAAAACAAAGACAGGTTCATCCTCAGATCCACTCCCATTGACTGAAAACTAGGAAGGTGATACACAGCTGCCACTAAAATCCAGGCTATGTACCTACAGaagtttcaaaatttataaatacgtGCTGGTTCTAATGGTTCACAAAACTGATAAGAGTAACAAAGTATGTATAGACCGAACATTGGAATATGAGAAGCAAACTTATTGGGATGGGATGGGAGTAAAAGTAAACACTTACCACCGACTGAAATTTGAATAGCTTGGTTTAATAGTCTTCCGAATAAATGGCGacgaaaagaaataaaagaaaccaAATAAACAGCCATACATAGACCACCATTTAATATTGCTGTCCAACTTATCTATGAGAGTATGGATGTTgtcagatgagataaaaaataggCAACCCACAGCAACAGCGATTATGGCATGCCGGGAATGCTCATGTGGGTATGGATATGTCGGAGCTAGAATTGTTCTAACCCTCTCCATTCTCAGGGTATCCAGTAAACCAACAGACTGCTTATCAGATCCCATTATGTGGCTTTGTACTTGTTCAGATTACTTCACTCAATTCAAAGCCTTGCAGGTAAAAGCCACTTTGGGAGTACCAAAACCACCATAGAAACAGGCTCCAGAATCCTGAGTACAAATTTGTATCATCAAAATTTAGAACGTGAGGATTACATTGATTGTTAAGAATACAGGATTATCGAGTGTAAAACAAAGCACAGAACAATATAAGAACTCAGTAATGGCTACAAGAAATCGTATGGAAAAGATGAAGACGGATTGTTGTGAGGGGGCATGAATCACTATCAAAATGTCACATCAATAAAGTGAGGCAATTCCGTCACATTAAAAATGTCTACGGAGGACTACAAAGCGTTTTGAAATCAAgaactttattttttgataattaattattataataaataaataaataaaaaataaaaaaaatttcattttttttaccgTCTAACTTTCATTTTTGCGTGATCATCCCATTTAAAGGTAAGCACTTTTCATCTTTTGTGGGACCTTAAGTTTAGCCAATCATATCTCAAGCCTAACCGGTCACAAcatgttattgatattgattgtgttgcttccactctttttaaaataaaggtct
Coding sequences within it:
- the LOC108992354 gene encoding uncharacterized protein LOC108992354, which encodes MGSDKQSVGLLDTLRMERVRTILAPTYPYPHEHSRHAIIAVAVGCLFFISSDNIHTLIDKLDSNIKWWSMYGCLFGFFYFFSSPFIRKTIKPSYSNFSRWYIAWILVAAVYHLPSFQSMGVDLRMNLSLFLTIYVSSILFLIVFHIIFYGLWYIGLVSRVAGKRPEILTILQNCAVLSVACCVFYSHCGNRAILRERLPERKISTWFSFWKKEERNTWFAKFLHLNELKDQVCSSWFAPVGSASDYPLLSKWVIYGELACNGSCTGSSDEISPIYSLWATFIGLYIANYVVERSTGWALTHPVSVKEYEKLKKKQMKPDFLDMVPWYSGTSADLFKTVFDLLVSVTVFLGRFDMRMMQAAMSKVQDGAEQGDLLYDQFSEKDDLWFDFMADTGDGGNSSYAVARLLAQPSIHLTREDSALTLPRGNLLLIGGDLAYPNPSVFTYESRFFRPFEYALQPPLWYKPEHIVVNKPELPCEVPELKQYDGPQCFVIPGNHDWFDGLHTFMRYICHKSWLGGWFMPQKKSYFALQLPKRWWVFGLDLSLHGDIDVYQFKFFSELVKQKVGDEDSVIIITHEPSWLLDWYWNGVSGRNVSHLISDYLKGRCKLRMAGDLHHYMRHSFVKSDGPVHVQHLIVNGCGGAFLHPTHVFSKFKKFLGVSYECKAAYPSYEDSSRIALGNILKFRRKNWQFDFIGGIIYFILAFSMFPQCNLGHILQEDSFSGLLRSFISTVWNTAVYMLEHSYISLTGATLLLIVAIAFVPPRVSRKKRVIIGVLHVSAHLAAALILMLLLELGIETCIRHKLLATSGYHTLYQWYQSVESEHFPDPTGLRARIEQWTHGLYPACIKYLMSAFDVPEVMAVTRSNICKNGMDSFSRGGAVIYYASVFLYFWVFSTPVVSLVFGSYLYICINWLQLHFDEAFSSLRIANYKAFTRFHIKPDGDLEVFTLAVDKVPKEWKLDPDWDAEVKQPQQLNHLRKFPSKWSAAAAQHDPIHTVRIVDEFVIQQTVKSDIATSNGSVLC